A stretch of the Argentina anserina chromosome 6, drPotAnse1.1, whole genome shotgun sequence genome encodes the following:
- the LOC126798682 gene encoding protein FAR-RED ELONGATED HYPOCOTYL 3-like isoform X1, which yields MLHVRQSTETICQLSGMGASDTKTSSIHGSDDVEVNYRGTLTNLSKTKNTNRKRKGQTERDGVPIRLQDSCQQMGLMNSGSCILDSCHVLQQEFQGKLGSKSRAQDILWCSAEYGEMGQLNSVFPIHDGFYGNQQASEFQGQLGFRAPAVHSSFNIRNSLKYMEQSAGTSGFHGNTSKHPHNKHQPHQLIKQGLPLR from the exons ATGTTACACGTTAGACAAAGTACTGAAACAATATGCCAACTGTCTGGAATGGGGGCTTCAGATACCAAGACATCATCTATTCATGGGTCAGATGATGTTGAAGTAAATTACAGGGGCACACTGACCAACTTGTCTAAGACAAAAAATacaaacagaaaaagaaag GGGCAAACTGAACGAGATGGTGTACCTATCAGGTTGCAAGATAGCTGCCAACAGATG GGATTGATGAACTCCGGATCATGTATTCTTGATAGTTGTCACGTTCTGCAGCAGGAATTTCAAGGG AAACTTGGTTCCAAAAGTCGTGCTCAGGATATATTATGGTGCTCAGCAGAGTATGGAGAAATG GGACAGTTGAACTCCGTTTTTCCTATCCATGATGGCTTCTATGGCAATCAGCAGGCCTCAGAG tttcAGGGGCAACTTGGTTTCAGAGCACCAGCTGTGCATAGCTCTTTCAACATAAGGAACAGTCTAAAATATATG GAACAGTCTGCAGGAACCTCTGGCTTTCATGGCAATACGTCAAAGCATCCGCACAATAAGCACCAACCGCATCAGCTGATAAAGCAAGGTTTACCATTGAGATGA
- the LOC126798682 gene encoding protein FAR-RED ELONGATED HYPOCOTYL 3-like isoform X3, which produces MLHVRQSTETICQLSGMGASDTKTSSIHGSDDVEVNYRGTLTNLSKTKNTNRKRKGQTERDGVPIRLQDSCQQMGLMNSGSCILDSCHVLQQEFQGKLGSKSRAQDILWCSAEYGEMGQLNSVFPIHDGFYGNQQASEFQGQLGFRAPAVHSSFNIRNSLQEPLAFMAIRQSIRTISTNRIS; this is translated from the exons ATGTTACACGTTAGACAAAGTACTGAAACAATATGCCAACTGTCTGGAATGGGGGCTTCAGATACCAAGACATCATCTATTCATGGGTCAGATGATGTTGAAGTAAATTACAGGGGCACACTGACCAACTTGTCTAAGACAAAAAATacaaacagaaaaagaaag GGGCAAACTGAACGAGATGGTGTACCTATCAGGTTGCAAGATAGCTGCCAACAGATG GGATTGATGAACTCCGGATCATGTATTCTTGATAGTTGTCACGTTCTGCAGCAGGAATTTCAAGGG AAACTTGGTTCCAAAAGTCGTGCTCAGGATATATTATGGTGCTCAGCAGAGTATGGAGAAATG GGACAGTTGAACTCCGTTTTTCCTATCCATGATGGCTTCTATGGCAATCAGCAGGCCTCAGAG tttcAGGGGCAACTTGGTTTCAGAGCACCAGCTGTGCATAGCTCTTTCAACATAAGGAACAGTCT GCAGGAACCTCTGGCTTTCATGGCAATACGTCAAAGCATCCGCACAATAAGCACCAACCGCATCAGCTGA
- the LOC126798682 gene encoding protein FAR-RED ELONGATED HYPOCOTYL 3-like isoform X2: MLHVRQSTETICQLSGMGASDTKTSSIHGSDDVEVNYRGTLTNLSKTKNTNRKRKGQTERDGVPIRLQDSCQQMGLMNSGSCILDSCHVLQQEFQGKLGSKSRAQDILWCSAEYGEMGQLNSVFPIHDGFYGNQQASEGHLRSLPTRVGHNGTQQTEQSMQGMILDVRTFHFAKPYFSGATWFQSTSCA, encoded by the exons ATGTTACACGTTAGACAAAGTACTGAAACAATATGCCAACTGTCTGGAATGGGGGCTTCAGATACCAAGACATCATCTATTCATGGGTCAGATGATGTTGAAGTAAATTACAGGGGCACACTGACCAACTTGTCTAAGACAAAAAATacaaacagaaaaagaaag GGGCAAACTGAACGAGATGGTGTACCTATCAGGTTGCAAGATAGCTGCCAACAGATG GGATTGATGAACTCCGGATCATGTATTCTTGATAGTTGTCACGTTCTGCAGCAGGAATTTCAAGGG AAACTTGGTTCCAAAAGTCGTGCTCAGGATATATTATGGTGCTCAGCAGAGTATGGAGAAATG GGACAGTTGAACTCCGTTTTTCCTATCCATGATGGCTTCTATGGCAATCAGCAGGCCTCAGAG GGACATTTACGTTCATTACCAACCCGTGTTGGTCATAATGGAACCCAACAGACTGAACAGAGTATGCAAGGAATGATACTGGATGTTCGCACTTTTCATTTTGCCAAACCATATT tttcAGGGGCAACTTGGTTTCAGAGCACCAGCTGTGCATAG